The sequence below is a genomic window from Rudanella lutea DSM 19387.
GTAACAAAAAGTACTTCGAAGGGCAAGAGTTTTTTGCGGGCACCAAGCACATCAAAGTGGCTCCTTACACCATTCCGTACCGCTGCCTGTACTCCAAAAACATCAGCAACCTGTTTATGGCCGGTCGCAACATCAGCACCACCCACGTTGCCTTTGGCAGCACACGCGTGATGCGTACCTGTGGCATGATGGGCGAAGTGGTGGGCATGGCCGCTTACCTGAGCAAGAAGCACAACACCACACCGAGAGGGGTGTACCAAACGCACCTGCCCGAACTGATGGCGATTATCAAAGATGAACCAACGGCTTCCATTAAGCCCTAACCGGGCGGCCCTCGGCCTCCTGCCCCTACTGCTCCTGTTCGGCACAGGGCAGGAGAGCCCGTTGGTCAGTCTGGAGGGCGAAGCGCAGGGCACTACGTACCACATTAAATACCGCGACGACCGACAGCGCAACCTCAAACCGGCGGTCGATTCGCTGCTGGCCGATATTGACCGGTGCCTCTCGCTCTACCGGCCCGACTCTGAGCTATCGGTCTTTAACCGGGGCCGCGAACACCGCTTTCGGTCAGAGCACTTTTACCCGGTTTTGCAGAAAGCCGCCGAGGTGTTTCGGGAAACAGATGGAGCCTTCGACCCAACGGTGATGCCACTGGTAGAAGCCTACGGGTTTGGGGCTAAAAACGTGGCCCGGACGGGTGAGGTCGATGTGGATTCGCTGCGCAAACTGGTTGGGTTCGGGCAGATCGAGTTCGACATGAAGGGCATCCGCAAGCCGGGCCCGGCCGTGCGGCTTGACCTCAACGGCATTGCGCAGGGGTACTCAGTAGACCGGGTAGCGCGATTGCTTGAGCAACAGGGCATTGGGCAGTACCTGGTTGAGATTGGGGGCGAAATCCGCACGAAAGGCCCCAAAACCGGCACGCAACCGTGGACAGTAGGCCTTGAAAACCCCTTACACCCCGACCAGCTGCATACTGCGCTCAAACTGACCAACCGGGCCATGACCACCGCGGCTCACTACCGCAATCAGTACACGGTCAACGGGCAGGTGTTCAGCCACATCATCAACCCCAAAACGGGCATGATGGAAGCAGGCGACCTGCTCAGCGTGACGGTGTTTGCCCCCGACGCCATCACGGCTGACGCCTACGACACCGCTTTTCTGGTGATGGGTCTGACCGAAACGAAGCGGTTTCTGGCCCGGCACCCCGAACTGGATGCGTACCTTTTATACACCGGGCCGGATGGCCAGCTAAAGTCATTTGCCACCAAAGGCACCAGTAGTTTATGAGACATCGAACGATTCTTTTCTTTTCCGCCCTTACACTCCTAACGCATGCCGGGTCGGCACAGGCCCCGGCTACCCAACTCGCCAACGAGCGGGTGCGCATCAGCTGGGCCAAAACAAGCCGGGGCTACGAGATCCGTCAGGTTGGCGTGCGGCAGGGCGGTCGCTGGCAACCATTGGGCACGCCCTCGGGCGAAAACACCCTCCTCTACGCAGCCGAAAAGCCTTCCGACAAACCGTCTGAAACGTTCAGGAGCCTTACGGGTGAGGAGTTTCCGGGGCCCAAATACCACTATCAGGCCGTGCAATGGGCCGAAAGCACCAACCCGGTATCGCTCAACACGGCCGGGCAGGCCATTCACTTTTTCCCGACCGAAGCCCGCAAAACCGGTCCCAATAGCCTGACGTTCCGGCAGGAAACCGAAACGGCCACCATCTCAACAGAGTGGACCCTCGACCCGAAGTTCCCGACCGATGTGGTGGTTAAGCAAACCCTCACGGCCAAACAAAAAGGCTTTTTCTCGCTGGCTACACCCAGCCTGGCCACCGTGGCCGAGTCGCAGATGAGCTGGGCCACCGTGCCGGGTTATTTTCAGGGCAACAAACTTCAGCCCAACTTCGCGCTGGCCTACGCCTACGGGCACGGCATCCCGAACCGCCCGGTGGTGTACCGCGAACGTTGCGCCACCACCCTATCGCCCATGGTGAGCACCCGCAACGGCCTCACGCTGTCGGTAATTCCCGAGCCGGGCCTCGCCCGCGACCCCTGGGCCGTGGACAAAATCACGCAAATCGACTGGCACATCGGGCTGTCGCACATGAACCGCAAAGCCCAGCTTTCGCCCACGCTGTACTACCCCGTGCTGGGCGAGCCAAAGTCGGCCCTCCAACCGGGCGAAACCCTCAGCTACACGTTCCGGTATAGCCTCACCGACGGCGACTGGTTCAAGGCTCTCAACCATGCCGTGTACGATGTGTACCGGTTTAAGGAGTCGGTGGCGATTCGGGAGAGCAAACAATCGCTCACGAGCCGGATTCAGCAAATGCACCACTACCTCACCGACCCCAAAACGTCGCTCTGGAACGTGGAAGAGTACAACGGCCGCAAAATTGGGGCGCAGTCGTACCTGGGCGGGGTGGTTGGCTCCGACCGCGACGCCATGAAAAACTCCGATTATGGAGCCATGTGGATGCTCGCTACAGCCACCGGCGACTCGCTTTTGACCCGTAATGTGTTGCCCTATGCCGAAAACTTCAAGCTGGCCCAACAACAAACAACTGATGGTTTTTTCAAGGGTGCGGCCGCTGGTCAGTATTATCTGGCCAAGAAAAAGAAGTTTGTGGAAGAATGGGGCGAAGTGGTTGAACCGATTGCCCTGACCTACTACATCATGCTCGACCTGGGCAATATGCTCCTGTTCGACCCGAACAATGGTGAGCTTAAAAACCGGCTCCGGCTCGGAGCCGACCGGCTTCTGAGCTGGCAAAAGCCAAACGGTAGCTGGGCTGTGGCTTATGACCGGGCCACGGAGGCCGAAGTGTTTCGGGATGTGCAGGATGTTCGGCCCACGTTTTACGGACTGATGGTGGCCTACCGGCTTCTCAAAGACCCCAAATACCTCGCCGGAGCCCGCAAAGGGGCCGACTGGATTCTGAAAAACGCCATTGAGACGGGCAGTTATCTGGGCGTGTGTGGCGATGCCCGTTACGCACCCGACTTTGCCACCGGTCAAACGGCGCAGGCGTTTCTGGACCTCTACGATTTCACCCGCGACGAACGCTACAAGCAGGCCGCCATCACGGCCGCTAAGGTCTACACCACCTCCATTTACACCCACCCTATTGCGAGCCATCAGCCCAAGCTGGTCAACGGCACCCAACGCCAGGACTGGGAGATCAGCCAAACCGGCCTCAGTTTTGAGCACGGTGGCATTTTCGGGTCGGCTACGCGCCACGGGCCTATTCAGCTGGCGAGTCATGCAGGCCTGTTTATCCGGATGTATGGCCTTACCAAAGAGCCTATTTTTGCCGATATGGCCCGCGCCGGGGCCGTTGGGCGTCATGCCTTCGTGGATGCCAAAACAAGCGTAGCCTCGTATTACTGGCAGGCCATGAACCGGGGGGCCGGGCCGTACCCGCACCATGCGTGGTGGCAAATTGGCTGGCTTACCGACTACCTGATGGCCGAAGCGGAGCTGCGCTCAGACGGGAAGGTGAGCTTCCCGCGCGGGTTTGTGACGCCCAAAGTGGGGCCGCATCAGACTTACGGTTTTGCGCCGGGTACGGTCAACGGACAGAAAGCCCGGCTCATTATCGACGAGAATCTGGTGAAGCTCGACAACCCAGCCGTAGAGCACATTCTGGCCAAAGCTGTGCAGGGCAACAAAACGTTTGTCATTCTGATGAACAGCCACGCCAAACCCGCCGAGGTGAAGCTAACCCTTGCCGGTAAGCCAGCCGTTTCGAAACAGCTACCGGCTTACGGCCTCGACATCGTCACCATCGACCAATAATCTATCAACCCATTCAACCGACCCGGTGCACCGGAGCGAAGTACACGGCCCCACAGGTCGGCGCTCCGGTTTCACTTTCTACGGTCCGCACTCTTTTTCCAAGGTCCGCGCTCTTTACCGCACGCGGCCCGCACTCTTTCACTCTTTCATTCTTTATGAGCCTGACCATAGATACACTGGTAATTCTGATTTTCTCGGCCTTTGTGCTCGGTATCGGAATGCTCTTTGTCCGCACGGGCCGCAACCTCAAATCATTTTTTGCCGGGGGCGAAGCCGTACCCTGGTTCATTGGGGGGTTGTCGTTGTTCATGAGTTTTTTCTCAGCGGGCACGTTTGTCGCCTGGGGGAGCATCGCCTACAAGTACGGCTGGGTAGCCATCACCATTCAGTGGACCATGTGCATTGGTGCATTGGTGACGGGCCTGTATCTGGCTCCGCGCTGGAAAGCAACCGGGGCCCTCACGGCAGCCGAGTTTATCCGCCAACGGCTGGGCCTGACGGTGCAGAAAGCCTACATTTTCATTTTCACCCTCGTCAGTGTGTTCATCAAAGGGTCGGTGCTGTACCCCGTAGCAAAGCTGGTGAGCACCTCGCTCAACCTGCCGCTGGTACCCTGCACCGTTGGGCTGGGTATTTTCATGATTGCCTACACAGCCGTAGGAGGCCTCTGGGCCGTGATGGTGACGGATATTTTGCAATTCGTGGTCTTGTCGGCGGCTGTGTTCATCCTGCTACCGCTTTCGTTCGACCGGGTGGGCGGGTTTGACGCCTTTACGAACAAAGTCCCCGACGATTTTTTCAACCTTCTGGCTGGCGAATACACCCTTGGTTTTGTGCTGGCCTTTGTGTTTTACCACATTGCCTACATCGGCGGCAACTGGACGTTTGTACAGCGGTACACGAGCGTCGACAGCCCTAAATCGTCGCGCAAGGTGGCGTTTCTGTTTGCCGGGCTATATCTGGTCAGCCCGATTATCTGGATGCTGCCCCCAATGATTTACAAGGCCATCGACCCCTCGCTCACGGGCCTCGACACCGAAAATGCCTACCTCAAAATCTGTCAGTTAGTGTTGCCGCCGGGTTTGCTGGGCCTCATGCTCACGGGTATGTACTTTTCAACTTCAGCCTCGGCCAACACGGCCCTCAACGTGGTGTCGGCGGTATTTACGAACGACATTTACAAGGGGCTGATTAACCCCGGAGCCTCCGACAAACAACTGATTCGGGTAGCGCGGGGGTCGTCGTGGTTTTTCGGGCTGGGCATGATCGGGATTGCCCTGCTGGTACCGGCCGCCGGAGGCATTGTGGAAGTGGTGCTGAGTATTTCGGCCATTTCGGGTGGGCCGCTGCTGGCTCCTCCGCTCTGGGCCTTGTTCTCCAAACGACTGACGAGCCAGGTAACCCTCTGGATTACGGGCATCGGGCTGTCGGTCAACCTGTTTTTCAAGGTCTTGTCGCCCTGGCTGCTCGACTACAAGCTGACGCGGGCCACCGAAACCGTGATTGGTGTGGGCTTGCCCTTGCTGTTGCTGCTGGCGTATGAGCTTTGGGCGGCCCGGCGCACGGCTACCTCGCCCGACTACGAAAATTACCTGCGGGCCCGCGACCAGAAGCGCGAGGACGCCCGCCTGGCGGTCGACCCGGAGGAAGCTCAGGCCATTCGGCAGCAAAATCGATTTGGCCTGCAGGTCATTGCGGTGTCGCTGGTATTTACGGCGGTTATGCTGCTGGGGCTGAGCTTTCTGACGACCGAGGGGCGCGGCATCACGGCGGGTATCGCCGTACTGGTACTGGCCGGAGCCCTTATTCCGTGGCGAGCCTCGAAACAGACGCCGACAGAATTAGTCCACGATCAACTCCAGAAATTCATCAATGCGAATCACTGATAATGAAGGAAAGGCTGTTTCGCGGAGGATGGAAAAATGTCGATCCTCCGAAACCAGATGGTCTACATTGGCCATTAGTGCACAATCGACATACTTATTGTCATCAGGATCGTTGTGCATTAACCCCCAACCAAAATGTACCGTTTGCAGAAAGCAGGTGTCGAGCGACAGAAGAAGCTTAACTACATTATCGGCAACGTTATCGGATGTTTTTTCGGCCAGTTTCTCATGGTATTCAAACAAAATTTCATTGCTGACGACCACCTCAAATTTACCTGCCCGCAACGCATCGAAAATAGGACGGTACGGAGATTTGACTGGCAACGCGACGAGCAGAACATTTATGTCAAGAACAACCCGCATCATCAGGCAGAGGGGCTACGAAGATGCTCCGTTTTCCAGCCCTCTATTGTCTCTTCGCTCCAACCTTGATCGACCCAGAGTCCATTCATCTCATCGTCGATTTTCTGAGCGAAATACTCGGCCAGCAAACGACGAATGTCTGTCAGCTCTTCGTCAGACACATTGTACGAATAGAGTTTTAGTAACTCCATCTGAAGATTACTCAAACGGGTAGTTTGTGGTTGCAAGGTGGCCATAGCGCTCACAGTTTTTACAAATATAACGAAACGACTCGCCAGTTTGTGCTGACAGTCAACTCCTGTATGAATTCACTCCGACTATCTGGTCTACTGCTTTTGCTGTGTTGTTGGGCTATTCCATCGCTGGCTCAGTACACTATTCGGCAGCCCAACGCCATTCCGCTGCATGGCCTCTGGCACTTTGCCCTCGACCCGGCCGATCAGGGCGAAACCGGCCGCTGGTTTGCCGACGATCAGCCCCTCAGCCGCTGGGACAAAGTCACGGTACCGCACTGCTTCACGGCCGATCCCCGGTACTTGTTCTACAACGGGAAAGTATGGTACCGTAAAGCGTTTGCGTGGCAACCCACCGCCAACAAGCGGGTGCTGCTCCATTTCGATGCCGCCTTTTACGCCAGCACCATTTACCTCAACAACCGGAAGGTGAGTTCGCACGAAGGAGGTTACACGCCGTTTCATGTCGACATCACCGAGTTTCTGAAAGAAGGCACCAACACGCTGGCCGTTTCGGTCGACAACGACACCTGGAAACCCGGCAGTATTCCCGGTGCCAAGGACAACAATCAGGTCAACGACCCCTTTATGGGCTGGGTGAATTACGGCGGGCTGATTCGGCCGGTGTACCTGACGGTTGAGACGCCAGTGTACCTCGAAAACCTCAAAGTCGATGCCCTGCCCGACCTCGCCAAAGGAACCGCCGTGGTGCGGCTACGGGCGCGGGTGCGCAACACCACCGGGCAGGCCGTACAACCCAAACTGACAGCCTCGGTGAGCCAGCAGGGACGGCCGGTGACGGTGAGCTGGAAAAGCCAGAACGCCAGTATCCCGGCCGGACAAACGGGCCTGATTGACCTCGAAACCACCCTCAAAGCCGCCGATGTGAAACGCTGGAGCCCGGATGCCCCTCATCTGTACGCGCTCACGGCAAGCCTTGCGGGCGATACCCTGCGTACCCGATTTGGGATTCGGAAAGTTGAGGTACGCAACGCTCAGTTGCTACTCAACGGGGAACCCATCAAAATGGCGGGCGGCAACCGCGTAGTCGATTACCCCGGTCTAGGCTCGCTCGAACCCGACTGGCTGATTGAGAAAGACATGCGACTGATGAAAGAAGCGGGTATGGAACTGCACCGGCTCACGCACTACACTCCCTCCGAAGCCGTGTACGACTGGGCCGACGAGCACGGGATGCTCATTATTACCGAAGCAGGCAACTGGCAGCTTACCCCCCGGCAGATGGACAACGACACCATCCGGGCCAAATTCCGGCAACAATTTCGCGAAATGGCCGAACGCGACTGGAATCACCCCTGCGTGATTGCCTACAGCGTGGGCAACGAGTACCTCTCCGAACAACCCGCTGGCCAACGCTGGACCAAAGACATGATTGCCTACGCCCGCGAACTCGACCCCACCCGCCTGTACACCTTTGCGAGTATGCGGCTCAATATTCTGCCCAAAAAAGCCGAAGACGAAGCCAGCCAATACTGCGACTTTGTATCGACCAACACCTACGGTAATCACGCCAACGTACTCAAACACATTCACGCGCTTTACCCCGACAAACCGATCTTCGTGAGCGAGTACGGCACCCGCGCCGACGGCCCCAATGCCGAAGCCGGGCAGGTGGCCTATCTGGATAAGTTTCTGGCCGACATCCGGCAACTGCCCTACGTGATCGGGGCCTCGTGGTGGTCGTTCAACGATTACCGCAGCCGGTACCATGCCACCAACGCCAACGGATTTCGGCCGTGGGGGCTGGTGGGCCCTGAGCGTAACCTGCGCCCGTTATACACGGCCCACCAAACGGGCATGGCCCCGCTCACCGTGGCCAAAACCGACTGGAAACCCGGCCCCGAAGGCGTACACAGCCTGACCCTGCGCATTGCGGCCCGCGCCGATTTTCCGGCTTATCCCCTGCGGGCGTACCAACTCAAACTAAACGGCACCTCTTACACCCTACCCGACCTGCAACCCGGTCAAAGTACCGACCTGACGGTACCCGTGCGGGGCTTCGACCCGACGGTTACGGTAGAGGTGCTCAAACCAACTGGCTTTTCGATTCTGTCACAAACCATTGATGTAACGCATGATACGCGAACAAGCAACCGATAAACGTAACCTCCGAAACGTCCGGCATGAGGGCGATTTGATTGTAGTGGGCGGAGGGCTATCCGGCGTCTGTTGTGCCATCACGGCCGCCCGGGCGGGCATTCGCGTGGTGCTGGTGCAAGACCGCCCGGTATTGGGCGGCAACTCATCGAGCGAGGTGCGCCTGTGGGTGCTGGGGGCCACCTCGCACATGGGCAACAACAACCGCTGGGCCCGCGAAGGGGGCGTCATCGACGAGATTCTGGTGGAAAACTGGTACCGCAATCCTGAGGGGAACCCCCTCATTTACGATACCATCCTGCTCGAAAAAGTAATGCAGGAGGCCAACATTACCCTGTTGCTCAACACGGCCGTGTACGATGTCGAAAAATCGGCGACCGATACCATCAGCCTCCTGCGGGCGTTCTGCGCCCAAAACAGCACAACCTACGAGCTGGCGGCTCCGTTATTCTGCGATGCCTCAGGCGACGGTATCGTGGCGTTTCAGGCCGGGGCCGCCTTCCGGATGGGGGCGGAGTCGAAGGAAGAGTTTGGTGAAAAGTTTGCCCCCTCGGCCGATTATGGCGAGCTGCTGGGCCATTCGCTGTACTTCTACACCAAAGATACCGGTCGGCCGGTGCGGTTTGTGCCCCCGGCTTACGCCCTGAACGACATCACGCAGATTCCGCGCTACCGCCGGTTCAACGCCAAAGAGTACGGCTGTCAATTGTGGTGGATTGAGTACGGCGGTCGGCTCGATACCGTGCACGATACCGAGCGCATCAAGTGGGAACTCTGGAAAGTGGTGTACGGAGTCTGGAATCACATCAAAAACTCAGGACAATTTCCCGAAGCCGAAACTATGACCCTCGAATGGGTAGGGACCATTCCCGGCAAACGCGAAAGCCGCCGGTTTGAGGGCGACTATATGCTCACCCAGCACGACATTGTGGAGCAGCGCACCCACCCCGACGCGGTAGCCTTTGGGGGCTGGAGCATCGACCTGCACCCGGCCGATGGCGTTTTTTCCGAGAAACCGGGCTGCAACCAATGGCACAGCAAGGGCGTTTATCAAATCCCTTACCGCTGCCTGTACAGCCGCAACATCAGTAATCTGTTTCTGGCGGGCCGGATTATTTCGGCGACGCACGTAGCGTTTGGGTCGTCGCGGGTGATGGGCACAAGTGCGCACGTGGGGCAGGCCGTGGGCATGGCTGCGGCCCTGTGTCAGTCCGGTGAGCCGGGTCAGCGAGGACTATTGCCCCGCGATTTGGTCAATACCGATCGGATGCGTACCCTGCAACAGGAACTGCTAAAATCGGGCCAGCACATTCCGGGACTGGCCTTGCACGACCCCACCGACCTGACCCACGCGGCCACCCTGACCGCCAGCAGCGCGTTTGTACTGAGCCACCTCCCGCCCGACGGCCCGCTGCAACCCCTTGCCGACTCGGCCGCTCAGATGCTCCCGCTACCTGCCGGAGCCGTACCCCACCTGACAGCGTTTGTAACGGCCGAGGCCGAAACCACTCTCACGGTTGAGTTGCGCCGAAGCCAATCAAGGCCCGGCAACAAACCCCACAACCATACGCCCGACGTGACCCTGCAAACCCTGACGGTCGAGCTGCGTAAAGGTCGGCAGGAGGTACAGTTACCGTTTAGTGTATCGCTCGACGAGGCTCAGTATGTATTCGTCTGTTTTATGAAGAACCCGCTTGTTAGTTTGCAGTACAGCGCCTTGCGGGCAACGGGCGTGTTGTCGGTGTTCAATAAAACCAATCCGGCTGTGTCGAACTGGGGCAAGCAGGAACCAACCGAGGATATTGGCGTGGAAACGTTTGAATTCTGGTGCCCCGACCGGCGGCCCAAAGGGCATAACATCGCCCTACGCATTGAGCCCGGCATCCGGTTGTTCGGGCCGGAGAATGTGCGAAACGGGCTGCAACGCCCCACCACTCAACCCAATGCGTGGGTAGCAAACCTCACCGACCCCAACCCGACGCTCACTCTCACCTGGCCAACCAAACAACGTATCAGCCGTGTGGAGTTATCGTTCGATACGGATTTTGACCACCCGCTCGAAACGGTGATTATGCTCAATCCCGAAACGGTTTCGCCGTTCTGCGTGCAGGACTACATCCTGTGTAATGATCAGAAAGAGCGTGTTTATCAGAAAACGGGTAATTATCAGGCTCGCAACACCATCCGGTTCGACAAGCCTATTGAGACCAGCAGCCTAACCCTTCATTTGAAGACCCCTTCGGAAGCAGTTTCGGCAAGTTTGCTGGAAGTCCGATGTTATGAGGGGTAAGCGTGGCTGGTAGTTTTTGGTTTTTCGTTTGTGGTTTGTGGCGGGCGGGGGCTCCGGTTTTTGGTTGGCTGCATGAGTTAGCGGACCTAACACCGGAGCGCCGGCCGCCATAAACGAAAAACTATAAACCCTAAACCATACCCCCCAAAAAACCTTGCACGCACAATTTGATAACATAGAAGAGTATACCAGAACGAATCCCGGTATTTACAAAGGGGTGTACCTTTGTACGCCAACTTCCCGTCTCTCCGTTCTTCAATGTCTCCGCTTATCCGTACTTTACGAAATCTGTTTGTCGGTTTAGTGCTCATGTCGGGCCCCGTACTGGCCCAAACCACCGTCAGCGGTCGGATTCAGGATAAAACCACCGATCAACCGATACCGTTTGTAAGTGTGGCCCTGTACCAATTGTCGGATTCGACCGCCGTAGGGGGTGCCATTACCGACTCAACCGGACAGTACCTCATTGCCAATGCCAGGGCTGGCAGCTACCTCCTGCGAACCTTTTTTGTTGGCTACAAGCCCGTTTCGGTGCCAGTCACCCTAGTGCGGGGACAACCGCTCAACCTCGGTGTGCTCAAACTGGAGGGCGAGTCACGGATGCTTCAGGAAGTCCGGGTAGCGGGACAACGGTCAGACGTGGTAGTGCAGGCCGACCGGCAAACCTACCGCGCGGGGCAGTTTCAGTCGGCCGCCGGGGGTACCGCTACCGATGTGCTGCGTAACCTCCCTGGCCTTACCATCAATGCCGAAGGGGACGTCAGCCTACGGGGGGCCAACGGGTTTCTGGTGTTGCTCAACGGCAAGCCGGTACAGGCTAATCTGGGCACGCTGCTAAATCAGCTACCGGCCAACAGCATCGAGTCCATTGAAGTGATTACAACCCCCAACGCCCGCTACGACCCCGACGGTAAGGCGGGCATCATTGCCATTGTCACCAAAAAGGGAGTTGATGGGGGTTGGTCGGCGCAGGTGAATGCGCTTATTGGTCTGCCCAGTACGTACGCGTTTGGCAATGCCCGCAACCCGGTTCGGTACAGCCCCGACCTGACCCTTAACTTCCGCTCGGCCCGCTGGGATGTGGCGCTGAGTTCGGCCTATATCCGCAACGACATTGCGGGCCGGCGGGTAGGCGATGTAAGCACAACCCTGGGCAACCGATTCACGCGGTTTCCGTCGGACGGGGAGCGTAGTTTCGACCGGTACACGTTTACCAACCGGCTCGCCATTGCCTACGTCCCGAACAAAGCCAACGCCTGGAATCTGGGTCTGTACCAAAGTCAACGCACCGAAGACCGCATTGCCGACATTTTTTACAACACCACCACCACGAACCTCAACACAGGCCAACTCCTGAGCGAGCGGGCGTATTTCAACAGTAATCTGGTTCGGAAAGGGGGGCGTTTTTACACCGCTAACCTCGATTACACACACACCTTTCTGGGCAAGGCAACCCTGAGTGCGGGGGCCTTGTACGAGTACGACCTGATTGACGGCTTCACGGCCAACCGCAACCTCGGCCAAACCAATTTCCGCGATACACTTCAGTACGCTTACTCGACCACCAACCGGCCCATTCAGAATTTCAGGGCCAATCTGGACGGTAGCCTGCCCGTCTGGGGTGGCAAACTCGAAGGGGG
It includes:
- a CDS encoding FAD:protein FMN transferase, which translates into the protein MNQRLPLSPNRAALGLLPLLLLFGTGQESPLVSLEGEAQGTTYHIKYRDDRQRNLKPAVDSLLADIDRCLSLYRPDSELSVFNRGREHRFRSEHFYPVLQKAAEVFRETDGAFDPTVMPLVEAYGFGAKNVARTGEVDVDSLRKLVGFGQIEFDMKGIRKPGPAVRLDLNGIAQGYSVDRVARLLEQQGIGQYLVEIGGEIRTKGPKTGTQPWTVGLENPLHPDQLHTALKLTNRAMTTAAHYRNQYTVNGQVFSHIINPKTGMMEAGDLLSVTVFAPDAITADAYDTAFLVMGLTETKRFLARHPELDAYLLYTGPDGQLKSFATKGTSSL
- a CDS encoding sodium:solute symporter family protein, with the protein product MSLTIDTLVILIFSAFVLGIGMLFVRTGRNLKSFFAGGEAVPWFIGGLSLFMSFFSAGTFVAWGSIAYKYGWVAITIQWTMCIGALVTGLYLAPRWKATGALTAAEFIRQRLGLTVQKAYIFIFTLVSVFIKGSVLYPVAKLVSTSLNLPLVPCTVGLGIFMIAYTAVGGLWAVMVTDILQFVVLSAAVFILLPLSFDRVGGFDAFTNKVPDDFFNLLAGEYTLGFVLAFVFYHIAYIGGNWTFVQRYTSVDSPKSSRKVAFLFAGLYLVSPIIWMLPPMIYKAIDPSLTGLDTENAYLKICQLVLPPGLLGLMLTGMYFSTSASANTALNVVSAVFTNDIYKGLINPGASDKQLIRVARGSSWFFGLGMIGIALLVPAAGGIVEVVLSISAISGGPLLAPPLWALFSKRLTSQVTLWITGIGLSVNLFFKVLSPWLLDYKLTRATETVIGVGLPLLLLLAYELWAARRTATSPDYENYLRARDQKREDARLAVDPEEAQAIRQQNRFGLQVIAVSLVFTAVMLLGLSFLTTEGRGITAGIAVLVLAGALIPWRASKQTPTELVHDQLQKFINANH
- a CDS encoding putative toxin-antitoxin system toxin component, PIN family, yielding MMRVVLDINVLLVALPVKSPYRPIFDALRAGKFEVVVSNEILFEYHEKLAEKTSDNVADNVVKLLLSLDTCFLQTVHFGWGLMHNDPDDNKYVDCALMANVDHLVSEDRHFSILRETAFPSLSVIRIDEFLELIVD
- a CDS encoding glycoside hydrolase family 2 protein, with amino-acid sequence MNSLRLSGLLLLLCCWAIPSLAQYTIRQPNAIPLHGLWHFALDPADQGETGRWFADDQPLSRWDKVTVPHCFTADPRYLFYNGKVWYRKAFAWQPTANKRVLLHFDAAFYASTIYLNNRKVSSHEGGYTPFHVDITEFLKEGTNTLAVSVDNDTWKPGSIPGAKDNNQVNDPFMGWVNYGGLIRPVYLTVETPVYLENLKVDALPDLAKGTAVVRLRARVRNTTGQAVQPKLTASVSQQGRPVTVSWKSQNASIPAGQTGLIDLETTLKAADVKRWSPDAPHLYALTASLAGDTLRTRFGIRKVEVRNAQLLLNGEPIKMAGGNRVVDYPGLGSLEPDWLIEKDMRLMKEAGMELHRLTHYTPSEAVYDWADEHGMLIITEAGNWQLTPRQMDNDTIRAKFRQQFREMAERDWNHPCVIAYSVGNEYLSEQPAGQRWTKDMIAYARELDPTRLYTFASMRLNILPKKAEDEASQYCDFVSTNTYGNHANVLKHIHALYPDKPIFVSEYGTRADGPNAEAGQVAYLDKFLADIRQLPYVIGASWWSFNDYRSRYHATNANGFRPWGLVGPERNLRPLYTAHQTGMAPLTVAKTDWKPGPEGVHSLTLRIAARADFPAYPLRAYQLKLNGTSYTLPDLQPGQSTDLTVPVRGFDPTVTVEVLKPTGFSILSQTIDVTHDTRTSNR
- a CDS encoding FAD-dependent oxidoreductase — translated: MIREQATDKRNLRNVRHEGDLIVVGGGLSGVCCAITAARAGIRVVLVQDRPVLGGNSSSEVRLWVLGATSHMGNNNRWAREGGVIDEILVENWYRNPEGNPLIYDTILLEKVMQEANITLLLNTAVYDVEKSATDTISLLRAFCAQNSTTYELAAPLFCDASGDGIVAFQAGAAFRMGAESKEEFGEKFAPSADYGELLGHSLYFYTKDTGRPVRFVPPAYALNDITQIPRYRRFNAKEYGCQLWWIEYGGRLDTVHDTERIKWELWKVVYGVWNHIKNSGQFPEAETMTLEWVGTIPGKRESRRFEGDYMLTQHDIVEQRTHPDAVAFGGWSIDLHPADGVFSEKPGCNQWHSKGVYQIPYRCLYSRNISNLFLAGRIISATHVAFGSSRVMGTSAHVGQAVGMAAALCQSGEPGQRGLLPRDLVNTDRMRTLQQELLKSGQHIPGLALHDPTDLTHAATLTASSAFVLSHLPPDGPLQPLADSAAQMLPLPAGAVPHLTAFVTAEAETTLTVELRRSQSRPGNKPHNHTPDVTLQTLTVELRKGRQEVQLPFSVSLDEAQYVFVCFMKNPLVSLQYSALRATGVLSVFNKTNPAVSNWGKQEPTEDIGVETFEFWCPDRRPKGHNIALRIEPGIRLFGPENVRNGLQRPTTQPNAWVANLTDPNPTLTLTWPTKQRISRVELSFDTDFDHPLETVIMLNPETVSPFCVQDYILCNDQKERVYQKTGNYQARNTIRFDKPIETSSLTLHLKTPSEAVSASLLEVRCYEG
- a CDS encoding outer membrane beta-barrel family protein; the encoded protein is MSPLIRTLRNLFVGLVLMSGPVLAQTTVSGRIQDKTTDQPIPFVSVALYQLSDSTAVGGAITDSTGQYLIANARAGSYLLRTFFVGYKPVSVPVTLVRGQPLNLGVLKLEGESRMLQEVRVAGQRSDVVVQADRQTYRAGQFQSAAGGTATDVLRNLPGLTINAEGDVSLRGANGFLVLLNGKPVQANLGTLLNQLPANSIESIEVITTPNARYDPDGKAGIIAIVTKKGVDGGWSAQVNALIGLPSTYAFGNARNPVRYSPDLTLNFRSARWDVALSSAYIRNDIAGRRVGDVSTTLGNRFTRFPSDGERSFDRYTFTNRLAIAYVPNKANAWNLGLYQSQRTEDRIADIFYNTTTTNLNTGQLLSERAYFNSNLVRKGGRFYTANLDYTHTFLGKATLSAGALYEYDLIDGFTANRNLGQTNFRDTLQYAYSTTNRPIQNFRANLDGSLPVWGGKLEGGYQYRYQDDAGNYQFQQQDGNRQPLLIVPSFTGRTAITNHIHSWYGQFGAVRKRLDFTLGLRFEHAQRTVLSLPRNETFRLTLNNLFPSFNLLYKPQTGLALRAGFSRRVQRNSNFALNPLPEREHSETLEQGDPNLLPEFINLAEVGVTKEVGRSTLIATVYYQGIQNVVNRVNRVFADTILSRIYTNAGLAQRLGVELATDLRLTRSWKAYLGGTVYRYTQSGQLFANEVIFDRAAWVYSVNANTTVQLTPTLTVQANVNYLSRRITAQGEDSRFLTPNLSVKKSLLSSRLTIMAQWQNIGLGILPTNEQRITTRGLNFFTTTNYIQEKDIFLLNLSYSFRQVSKRAKLPGNEFGDKEF